Below is a genomic region from Trueperaceae bacterium.
GCGTTCGGGGGTGCGGGACCCGCGGCCCCGCCCGTCGTTCCGGCCTCCGCCCCCGCGACCGCCGCGCGGCGGACCCGCGACGTCGGGCGCGTCGAAGCCGTCGACCTTGACGCGCGGGACGGCGCCCAGGCGCTGCTCGATGGCGCGAATCTGTTTGCCGTCCTCGCGCGTGACGAGGGTGAGCGCGTCGCCGCTGCGTTCGGCGCGACCGGTCCGACCGATGCGGTGCGTGTACGCCTCGACGGTGTCGGGCACGTCGTAGTTCACGACGTGCGAGACGCGGGTCACGTCGATCCCGCGGGCGGCGATGTCGGTGGCGACCAGCACGTCGTAGCGACCGGCCTTGAAGCCCTCGAGCGCCCGTTGGCGCTTGTTCTGCGACAGGTTCCCCTGGAGCGACGCGACGGCGTAGCCGGCGCGGTCGAGCTGCTGCGCGAGCCGCTTGGCGCGGTGCTTGGTGCGGGTGAACACCAGCGTCGAGCGAACCTCGCGGCGGTCGAGCAGGTGCTTCAGGAGGCGCGTCTTGTCGTCCGGCGCGACCGGGTACAGCGCGTGCTCCACCGTCTGCGCCGGCGCGCCGTGCGCGATCTCGACGGTGAGGGGGTCGTTCAGGACCTCCTCGGCGAGGTGCCGCAGCTCGCGCGGCATCGTCGCGCTGAACAACAACCGTTGCGCGTCGCCCGGGACCTGCCCGACGATGCGGCGGATGTCGGGCAGGAAGCCCATGTCGAACATGTGGTCGGCCTCGTCGAGGACGAGCACCTCGACGCGCCCGAGGTTCCCGACGCCGGAACGCAGGTGATCGAGCAGGCGCCCGGGGCACGCGACGATGATCTCCGCTCCGCCGCGCAGGGCGCGTTCCTGCGGCTTCTTGCCGACGCCGCCGTACACCGTGGCGCTGCGCAGGCCAGTCGTGCGGCCGAGCCGCTGGATCTCCGCGTGGATCTGGTCCGCAAGCTCGCGCGTGGGGGCCACGACGAGGGCGCGGGTGTGGCCGCGCGGTCCGCCGACGAGGCGGTTCAGGAGCGGCAGCGCGAACGCGGCGGTCTTGCCGGTCCCGGTCTGCGCCAAGCCCAACACGTCCCGCCCGGCGAGGGCGTCGGTCAACGCCTTCGCTTGGATGGGGGTGGGTTTCTCGTAGCCGGCGGCATCGACGCCGGCGCGCACGCGGGCGTCCAGGGGGTAGGGGTCGAAACTCATGGGGTCACGCGTCCTCGCTGCTCACCGCGCCAGGACGCGCGTCGCGTCGACCGGGAGCCGGGGCGCGCCGTGGGGCGCACCCGAATGAAAAGGAAGGGTCCGGCGGGACCGGACCGAGGGGGCCTGCGGCGTCCGCAGGGTCGTGGCGGGTCGTGCCGGGTCGTGCGGTCCCGCACGACGGCGCGCCCCGAACCTCCGGGGCGCGCCGAGACGGGGCGTGGGAATCAGTACGCGCCGGGGGCCTTCTTGGTCACGCGGACGTTCTGCGCCTGCGGACCCTTCTGTCCCTGCCCGACGTCGAACTCGACCTCGTCGCCCTCGTCGAGGCTCTTGTAGCCGTCGCCGTCGATCGCGCTGAAGTGCACGAACACGTCGCCGTCGCCTTCGGCGGGGGAGATGAAGCCGTAGCCCTTGTCGTTGCTGAACCACTTCACGGTGCCGTTGCTCATGGTCGTTCCATTTCCGGCTCGGGACGCCTTCGCGGCCGAGCCCAACAAAAAAGTCCGGGTGCAGGGTGCACCCGCCGTTCTGAACGAACCTGTAGGGGTCGATCCGGAACACCGGAGTGTACCCCATCGCACGATGTCGGGGGGCGCGCCGCGCGACGTCGCCGCGCGCGCCCGCCTCCGCACGTCGCCGCGACCCCGCTCGTTCGCGTCCCCGTCGCTCGTTCTCGGCTCCGCCGCCCGCCGGACCGCGTGTGGATCGGGGGGGCGGCGCGAAGCGCACGTCGACCCCCCCGCCGCGTACGGCGGTCACGCGTCCGGGGCGGGCTGCGTCGGTCGTCACGTCGGCCTCCTCCCGCGCGGGGCGGTGCCCCACCCCCCAACGCGAGCGCCGGTCCGGCGTCGCGCCGGGGGCGTCGGTACGTCGGGCCGTCCCGCGTGCGGGCGTCGGGACGAACGTCCCGCGGCGCGTGCGATGCTCGCGGCGTCGCTCGCGCGCGTGCGGGCGCCGTCCAGGACCGCCCCGAAGGGCGAAGGGAGACCCACATGCAGCAGCACCTCGAAGGCAAGGTCGTCGTCGTCACCGGCGCCGCGTCCGGCATGGGCGCCGCCATGACCCGCCTGTTCGCCGCGGAGGGCGCCACCGTCGTCGCCGGCGACGTGAACCAGGAACGCCTCGACGCCGTCGCGAGCGAGGTCGAGGGGGCCGGCGGCGTCGTCACGACCGTCGTCGGGGACGTCGCCAGCCGCAAGGGGGCGAACAAGCTGATCGATACCGCCACCGAGCAGCACGGGCGCCTCGACGTGCTGTGCAACAACGCCGGCGTCATGGACCAGTTCCAGGGGGTCGCCAGCCTCGACGACCAGACGTGGAACAAGGTCATGGCGGTGAACCTGTACGCCCCCATGGCGCTCTCGCGCGCCGCGGTGCAGTGGATGAAGGACCACGGCGGCGGGTCGATCGTCAACAGTTCGTCCGCCGCCGGCGTCGGCGGGGGCGCGGCCGGCGCGGCGTACACCGCCAGCAAGCACGGCGTCATCGGCCTCACGAAGAACACCGCCGTCACGTACGCGCCGCACGGGATCCGCGCCAACGCGATCGTGATCGGGGCGGTCGCGACGAACATCCAGGAGACCATCACGCCGGAGAAGATCGATCAGGAGGCGATGGCGCAGTACGGCGGGTGGCACGGCCTCGCCCCCGCCACCCTCGAACCGGACGACGTCGCGCAGCTGGCGTTGTTCCTCGCGAGCGACGCCTCGAAACGCATCAACGGCGCGACCATCGCCGCCGACGCCGGCTGGATGGCGTACTGACGCCACCCCCGCACCCCGCCGCACCGCGCCTCGCCGCGCCTCGCCGCGCCCCGTCCCCCGACCGGGGGTGCGGGGCGCGCGCCGCGCGTACCCTGACGGCGTGACGGACGCCGCCCCCCCGACCGGACCGAGCCTGCCCGCCCCCGTCCCCCTCGCCGGCGTCGACGGCGCGCGCGGGGGGTGGGTGGCGGTCCACCTGCCGGCGGGGGGCGACGCCGCCGACGTCCGCGCCGCGCTCGCGCCCGACGTCGGCGCGTTGTTGGACGCCCTCCCCCCCGACGCGCAGGTGGCGATCGACGTCCCCATCGGCCTCCCCGAGGCCGGCCCCCGCGCGTGCGACGTCGCCGCCCGCCGGGTGCTCGGTCCCCGCCGCGCCTCGGTGTTCGCCGCCCCCGTCCGCGCCGTCCTGGCGGCCGGGACGTACGAAGGTGCGCTCGCAGGCCACCGGGCGGCGGACGGGCGCGGCCTGGCCAAGCAGGCGTACCACCTGCTCCCGAAGATCCGCGAGGTCGACGCCCTCCTCGCCGCCTCGCCGGCGCTCGAGGGGCGCGTGAAGGAGACTCATCCGGAGGTGGCGTTCGCGACGCTGGCCGGCGCGCCGATGGCGTTCCCGAAACGCCGTCCCGACGGACGACGGACGCGCGAAGCGCTGCTCGAGGCGCACCTCCCCGGCGTCCTCGCGCGGGTCCGCGGCGACCTGGAGGGCGCGTCCGGCGTCGCGCCGGACGACGTCCTCGACGCCGTCGCGCTGCTGCTCGCCGCCGCGCGGCGGGCTGCGGGCCGCGGGCGCGTCCTCCCAGCGCGGGGCCCGACCGGCCCCGCCCGGGATGCGGCGGGCCGCGCGATGGAGATCCACGG
It encodes:
- a CDS encoding DUF429 domain-containing protein; amino-acid sequence: MTDAAPPTGPSLPAPVPLAGVDGARGGWVAVHLPAGGDAADVRAALAPDVGALLDALPPDAQVAIDVPIGLPEAGPRACDVAARRVLGPRRASVFAAPVRAVLAAGTYEGALAGHRAADGRGLAKQAYHLLPKIREVDALLAASPALEGRVKETHPEVAFATLAGAPMAFPKRRPDGRRTREALLEAHLPGVLARVRGDLEGASGVAPDDVLDAVALLLAAARRAAGRGRVLPARGPTGPARDAAGRAMEIHG
- a CDS encoding DEAD/DEAH box helicase, whose protein sequence is MSFDPYPLDARVRAGVDAAGYEKPTPIQAKALTDALAGRDVLGLAQTGTGKTAAFALPLLNRLVGGPRGHTRALVVAPTRELADQIHAEIQRLGRTTGLRSATVYGGVGKKPQERALRGGAEIIVACPGRLLDHLRSGVGNLGRVEVLVLDEADHMFDMGFLPDIRRIVGQVPGDAQRLLFSATMPRELRHLAEEVLNDPLTVEIAHGAPAQTVEHALYPVAPDDKTRLLKHLLDRREVRSTLVFTRTKHRAKRLAQQLDRAGYAVASLQGNLSQNKRQRALEGFKAGRYDVLVATDIAARGIDVTRVSHVVNYDVPDTVEAYTHRIGRTGRAERSGDALTLVTREDGKQIRAIEQRLGAVPRVKVDGFDAPDVAGPPRGGRGGGGRNDGRGRGSRTPERRTDGATDPRGGGSRGGSRGGRRRGGRNRRGGRSGGASDASRGGD
- a CDS encoding cold-shock protein produces the protein MSNGTVKWFSNDKGYGFISPAEGDGDVFVHFSAIDGDGYKSLDEGDEVEFDVGQGQKGPQAQNVRVTKKAPGAY
- a CDS encoding SDR family oxidoreductase, encoding MQQHLEGKVVVVTGAASGMGAAMTRLFAAEGATVVAGDVNQERLDAVASEVEGAGGVVTTVVGDVASRKGANKLIDTATEQHGRLDVLCNNAGVMDQFQGVASLDDQTWNKVMAVNLYAPMALSRAAVQWMKDHGGGSIVNSSSAAGVGGGAAGAAYTASKHGVIGLTKNTAVTYAPHGIRANAIVIGAVATNIQETITPEKIDQEAMAQYGGWHGLAPATLEPDDVAQLALFLASDASKRINGATIAADAGWMAY